Genomic window (Coleofasciculaceae cyanobacterium):
CCCAAAATTGCCTTCTAGGGCAATAGCTTTAACTAAAGTTTCTCTGCCTAAAGGTTCAATTAAATCAACCTTTAGCAATAAACAGTCTTCATTATCTTCCGCGGAATCACTTTCCAGCGTAATATGTTCGGGACGAATGCCCAGGTCAAATGACCCTGGAACTAACTGCAACCGCTGTTTTAGCGTAGAATTAAGTTTAATCGATTGATTGTTGAACATAATTAACCTTTCGCCATCGTAAGCTGCGGGTAGAATATTCATCGGTGGATTACCGATAAACCCAGCTACCATGCTATTTACAGGATTGGCATAAATCGTCTGGGGACTGCCAATCTGCTGCACTCTGCCATCAGCTAAAACTACTAGGCGATCTGCTAAGGTCATTGCCTCTACCTGATCGTGAGTAACATAAACTGTAGTAATCCCAACCCGTTGATGTAGGTGTTTTAATTCGGCTCTCGTATCATCCCGTAGCTGAGCGTCCAAATTAGATAGAGGTTCGTCTAATAAGAATACCTGAGGCTGGCGGGCGATCGCTCTACCCAAAGCTACTCGCTGTTGTTGTCCTCCTGATAGCTGCTTTGGTTTGCGCTTGAGTAAATGTTCAATATCTAAAGCACGAGCTACTTCTTCTACTTTACTGGCGATCTCTTGCTGGCTTTTTCGCCGCATTTTTAAACCAAAAGCCAGATTATCAGCGACGGTTAGATGAGGATAGAGAGCATAATTTTGAAACACCATTGCCACATCTCTTTGCCGTGCCGGTATGTCGTTGACTAATTTATTGCCAATATAAAGTTCACCGCGAGTAATAGATTCTAATCCAGCGATCGTTCTCAGAACAGTTGACTTACCACATCCTGAAGGGCCAACTAGTACCCAAAAAG
Coding sequences:
- a CDS encoding ABC transporter ATP-binding protein — encoded protein: MAQVSLQGITRQFDRVTAIEDITFKIPDGAFWVLVGPSGCGKSTVLRTIAGLESITRGELYIGNKLVNDIPARQRDVAMVFQNYALYPHLTVADNLAFGLKMRRKSQQEIASKVEEVARALDIEHLLKRKPKQLSGGQQQRVALGRAIARQPQVFLLDEPLSNLDAQLRDDTRAELKHLHQRVGITTVYVTHDQVEAMTLADRLVVLADGRVQQIGSPQTIYANPVNSMVAGFIGNPPMNILPAAYDGERLIMFNNQSIKLNSTLKQRLQLVPGSFDLGIRPEHITLESDSAEDNEDCLLLKVDLIEPLGRETLVKAIALEGNFGLNLLTDADWQGKKGDRLKVKFDLEQLFIFDSNSGLTLNT